From a single Aggregatilinea lenta genomic region:
- a CDS encoding flippase activity-associated protein Agl23, with amino-acid sequence MATREQVYSPLDTREQDVNRALARVYSLNWEVIAYTAILVLAIVTRFVDLGARVMSHDESLHTYYSWRLYEFGEFSHTPLMHGPVIFHANALFYYLFGDTDFTARIYAALLGVLVVMFPLLFRRWLGRLGAVLTSAMLLISPQILYYSRYIREDIPTLFFTLVFIYGIFQYVDGRPQRQFRWLIVAAAGMLLALASKELVFMYVLIFAAYLLFFMLLRTVQDIGVHPRPAGGSHWRAPWLQAATGHVVLLALTALAAVLIGLLLRQYLLPTIWIPSDAYTVLPVFLVLYLPLAASGWLHGLFSRGRSDEGAALALVRGLSNTRSSFLVVITGTVVGAIMALTIISVLDVIKPGDVWKTSSVSSAQDQINGVNTTKEYAVETTVDTTMLMRLSTWIGLPALALIFAVVLTAVFAFPGTVPLPWREILLILLVAFLICGVLLFAERHSHVAEDTGSEPFAADVTGNGSSVDGQYDDIYIWATWGIAAVAVLFILGTRFLTDWWAVLDRQPTFDLVVVIVTLVLPWATAVPLYLGGYDLEEYSPTNATGQATLNAAITAFVPFAVVALTIGLAWNWRRWLPVTAVFLGLFAFFYTTVFSNINGTATGMVGSLGYWLAQQGVRRGSQPQYYYLLTQVPVYEFLPLIGSMFAGVAGLSALWRWRRVQVQEGRVTVDEDWNEAEALDDSAALDVDETPLAEPEVLAVPAGPDGGTGELPDDPSVVRYMPDIPRYYRPYDYDEELEQRATARDWLGELPFMPFVGFWLVLITLGLTVAGEKMPWLTTHIVVPMTFAAGWWLGRVIGGVRRESLRGGGLLVTLVVLPVGFVSLAHALVALWGDQAPFQGRDVADLAASGTWFAALLLGLAALYVVVRSIRRIGTEQMSRLVVIAGAVLLSILTVRASVRAAYIDYDYATEYLVYAHSGPAVKTVMDMVDDIATKTNEGYNMRVVYDDQSSWPFTWYFRHYTNYSYIAGEAGSVSASSLDGARVVVVGGKKVGDVRRILGDRYYEYSFIRLWWPMQDYFGLTYDRVTDVLSLDSDDIAAPYLRQGLWDIWFNRDYETFGEAQCIQEKQSRCESEAAAGATPEEQDRLRDLCKRSVVTECSGDTRFSVNNWPVSDRMYFFVDKEIAAQIWDAGIGGASVDIRSPEYPEDVAYRDIPAETILAETSVLLNPRGVAVSDDGEIYVADTDHSRIAVLDGSGNLLRTIGENTTGSSEAGLLLQPWGVALGPDGNVYVADTWNHRVQIFTPDGELLRQWGHQGVLPDDTSPDAFWGPRDIVVGADGTVYVADTGNKRVRVYTSEGEFVRDIGGSGTELGQMDEPVGLALNPVDGDLYVAESWNQRIQVFAPDGTSLRAWSVNMWFTNRESSNRPYLAISPDGSLVFATDMDDHERIVAYDLNGQVVASFDQADQLDQNILGLRSPAGLAFDDAGRLVVIDAEQATIYVFAQLDFLGGVLPVPAQPDAEATEDTGLTIDTTMAADDSLPDAPMSTAPVMDESLPAATETLTDPVATDEAVG; translated from the coding sequence CTCGGCCATGCTGCTGATCTCGCCGCAGATCCTGTACTACAGCCGCTACATCCGCGAAGACATCCCGACCCTGTTCTTCACGCTCGTGTTCATCTACGGTATCTTCCAGTACGTGGACGGGCGACCGCAGCGGCAGTTTCGGTGGCTGATCGTGGCGGCGGCGGGCATGCTGCTGGCGCTGGCGTCCAAAGAGCTGGTGTTCATGTACGTTCTGATCTTCGCCGCGTACCTGCTGTTCTTCATGCTGCTGCGCACCGTGCAGGACATCGGCGTGCACCCGCGTCCCGCCGGGGGAAGTCACTGGCGCGCGCCGTGGCTTCAGGCTGCGACCGGGCACGTGGTTCTGCTGGCGCTGACCGCGCTGGCGGCGGTGCTGATCGGCCTGCTGCTGCGCCAGTATCTTTTGCCGACGATCTGGATCCCCTCGGACGCCTATACCGTGCTGCCGGTGTTCCTGGTGCTGTACCTGCCGCTGGCCGCGTCCGGCTGGCTGCACGGCTTGTTCAGCCGGGGCCGCTCCGACGAAGGCGCGGCGCTGGCGCTGGTGCGCGGCCTGTCGAACACGCGCTCGTCGTTCCTGGTGGTCATCACCGGGACGGTGGTCGGCGCGATCATGGCGCTGACGATCATTTCCGTGCTGGACGTGATCAAGCCGGGTGACGTGTGGAAGACGAGCAGTGTCAGCAGCGCGCAAGACCAGATCAACGGGGTCAACACGACGAAAGAATACGCCGTCGAAACCACCGTTGATACCACCATGTTAATGCGGCTGAGCACCTGGATCGGGCTGCCCGCGCTGGCGCTGATCTTCGCGGTGGTGCTGACGGCGGTGTTTGCCTTTCCTGGCACGGTTCCGCTGCCGTGGCGGGAGATCCTGCTGATCTTGCTGGTGGCGTTTCTGATATGCGGCGTGCTGCTTTTTGCCGAGCGGCACAGCCACGTCGCGGAAGACACCGGATCGGAGCCGTTCGCGGCGGACGTGACGGGTAATGGCAGCAGCGTCGACGGGCAGTATGACGACATTTACATCTGGGCAACGTGGGGCATCGCGGCAGTGGCGGTCCTGTTCATCCTGGGCACGCGTTTCCTGACCGACTGGTGGGCCGTGCTCGATCGCCAGCCGACGTTCGACCTCGTCGTGGTCATCGTGACGCTGGTGTTACCCTGGGCGACGGCGGTCCCGCTTTACCTGGGTGGCTACGACCTGGAAGAATACAGTCCCACCAACGCGACGGGTCAGGCTACGCTCAACGCGGCGATCACGGCCTTCGTCCCGTTCGCGGTGGTGGCGCTGACCATCGGGCTGGCGTGGAACTGGCGGCGCTGGCTCCCCGTGACGGCGGTGTTCCTGGGCCTGTTTGCGTTCTTCTACACGACTGTGTTCAGCAACATCAACGGCACGGCGACCGGTATGGTCGGCTCGCTGGGTTACTGGCTGGCGCAGCAGGGCGTCCGGCGCGGCAGCCAGCCGCAGTATTACTACCTGCTGACGCAGGTGCCCGTCTACGAGTTCCTGCCGCTGATCGGCTCGATGTTTGCCGGGGTCGCCGGGCTGAGCGCGCTGTGGCGCTGGCGGCGCGTGCAGGTTCAGGAGGGGCGCGTCACGGTTGACGAGGACTGGAACGAGGCCGAGGCGCTCGACGACAGCGCGGCGCTGGATGTGGACGAGACGCCGCTCGCCGAGCCGGAAGTTCTCGCTGTACCTGCCGGGCCGGATGGCGGTACGGGCGAGCTGCCCGACGATCCGAGCGTCGTGCGCTACATGCCGGATATTCCGCGCTACTACCGGCCATACGACTATGACGAAGAACTGGAACAGCGCGCGACGGCCCGCGACTGGCTGGGCGAGCTGCCCTTCATGCCGTTCGTCGGATTCTGGCTGGTGCTGATCACGCTCGGCCTGACGGTGGCGGGCGAGAAAATGCCCTGGCTGACGACGCATATCGTCGTGCCGATGACCTTCGCGGCGGGCTGGTGGCTGGGCCGCGTGATCGGGGGGGTGCGGCGCGAGTCGCTGCGCGGCGGCGGGCTGCTGGTGACGCTGGTGGTGCTGCCGGTGGGCTTCGTGTCGCTGGCGCACGCGCTGGTCGCGCTGTGGGGCGATCAGGCGCCGTTCCAGGGACGCGACGTGGCCGATCTGGCTGCCAGTGGAACGTGGTTCGCGGCGCTGCTGCTGGGCCTCGCCGCGCTGTACGTGGTGGTGCGTTCCATCCGGCGCATCGGGACGGAGCAGATGAGCCGTCTGGTGGTCATCGCCGGGGCGGTGCTGCTGAGCATCCTGACCGTGCGGGCGTCCGTCCGCGCGGCGTACATTGACTACGACTACGCGACGGAATACCTCGTCTACGCGCACAGCGGGCCGGCGGTCAAAACCGTGATGGACATGGTGGACGACATCGCGACCAAGACCAATGAAGGCTACAACATGCGGGTGGTCTACGACGACCAGTCGTCGTGGCCGTTTACGTGGTACTTCCGCCACTACACCAACTACAGCTACATCGCCGGGGAGGCAGGATCGGTCAGTGCGTCCAGCCTGGACGGCGCGCGGGTTGTCGTGGTGGGCGGTAAGAAGGTCGGCGACGTGCGCCGCATCCTGGGCGACCGCTACTACGAATACAGTTTCATCCGGCTGTGGTGGCCGATGCAGGACTACTTCGGCCTGACCTACGACCGCGTAACCGATGTGCTCAGCCTCGATTCCGACGACATCGCCGCGCCGTACCTGCGGCAGGGCCTGTGGGATATCTGGTTCAACCGCGACTACGAGACCTTTGGCGAGGCGCAGTGCATTCAGGAAAAACAATCGCGTTGTGAGTCCGAAGCGGCGGCGGGCGCGACGCCTGAGGAGCAGGATCGCCTGCGCGACCTGTGCAAGCGCTCCGTGGTGACCGAGTGCAGCGGCGATACGCGCTTCTCGGTCAACAACTGGCCTGTTTCCGACCGGATGTACTTCTTCGTGGACAAGGAGATCGCGGCGCAGATCTGGGACGCCGGGATCGGCGGCGCGTCGGTGGACATCCGCTCGCCGGAATATCCTGAAGACGTGGCCTACCGCGACATCCCGGCGGAAACGATCCTCGCCGAGACGTCCGTGCTGCTCAACCCGCGCGGCGTGGCCGTGTCGGATGACGGCGAGATCTACGTTGCAGACACGGATCACAGCCGGATCGCCGTGCTGGACGGCAGCGGCAACCTGCTGCGCACCATCGGCGAGAACACCACCGGCAGCAGCGAGGCGGGTTTGCTGCTCCAGCCGTGGGGCGTGGCCCTTGGACCGGACGGCAACGTCTATGTGGCCGATACGTGGAATCACCGCGTCCAGATCTTCACGCCGGATGGCGAGCTGCTGCGGCAGTGGGGCCACCAGGGCGTGCTGCCGGACGACACCTCGCCTGACGCCTTCTGGGGTCCGCGCGACATCGTCGTGGGCGCGGACGGCACGGTTTACGTGGCCGACACGGGCAACAAGCGCGTGCGCGTCTACACGTCCGAGGGCGAGTTCGTGCGCGACATCGGCGGCAGTGGAACCGAGCTGGGCCAGATGGACGAGCCGGTCGGCCTCGCGCTGAACCCCGTCGACGGCGACCTCTATGTGGCCGAGTCGTGGAACCAGCGCATCCAGGTTTTCGCGCCGGACGGCACCTCGCTGCGCGCGTGGAGCGTGAATATGTGGTTCACCAACCGTGAATCGTCCAACCGGCCCTATCTGGCTATCAGCCCGGACGGCTCGCTGGTGTTCGCCACCGACATGGACGACCACGAGCGCATCGTGGCCTACGATCTCAACGGGCAGGTGGTGGCGTCGTTCGACCAGGCCGACCAGCTCGATCAGAACATTCTGGGGCTGCGCTCGCCTGCGGGCCTGGCCTTCGACGACGCGGGCCGCCTGGTGGTAATCGATGCCGAGCAGGCGACGATCTACGTCTTCGCGCAGTTGGACTTCCTGGGCGGTGTGCTGCCGGTGCCGGCGCAGCCGGATGCGGAGGCCACCGAAGACACCGGGCTGACCATCGACACGACGATGGCGGCGGACGACAGTCTGCCTGACGCACCCATGAGCACCGCGCCGGTGATGGATGAATCTCTGCCCGCCGCGACCGAGACGCTGACCGATCCGGTGGCGACGGACGAGGCGGTGGGGTAG
- a CDS encoding type I glyceraldehyde-3-phosphate dehydrogenase: MGKIAIHGFGRIGRSAMKAALKRGLFVPASISDIKDLPTLAALFEVDSNYGRWPQPVSAEGSTMIVGDDKIPYFETSQSLPDWGALGVELVIDCTGRATRRAGAQAHLDRGAKRVLVSAASKSREDADAFLLPGINLDQYDPDKHFIVSMASCTTNALAPVVKVLLENVGLKSGLFTTVHAYTNTQSLTDQPMGDRRDSWAAAENIIPSSSGAAKALKFIWPDLNMTGKAYRVPVRTGSIVEATVVTDRATSAEELNDMFRKAATSAPLQGVMSVLEGEWASSRIVGDEHSSIIDLPLTQVMGGTLVTVAAWYDNEMGYSTRLADTAAFLVK; the protein is encoded by the coding sequence ATGGGCAAAATCGCAATTCACGGTTTTGGGCGCATTGGCCGCTCGGCCATGAAAGCCGCTCTCAAGCGAGGGCTGTTCGTTCCCGCCTCGATTTCGGATATCAAAGACCTGCCGACCCTCGCCGCGCTGTTCGAAGTGGACTCGAACTATGGCCGCTGGCCGCAGCCCGTCTCCGCCGAAGGCTCGACGATGATCGTCGGGGACGACAAGATCCCGTACTTCGAGACCAGCCAATCCCTGCCGGACTGGGGCGCGCTGGGCGTCGAGCTGGTGATCGACTGCACGGGCCGCGCCACCCGCCGCGCGGGCGCGCAGGCTCACCTGGATCGCGGAGCAAAGCGCGTTCTGGTCAGCGCCGCCAGCAAGTCGCGCGAGGACGCCGACGCGTTCCTGCTGCCGGGAATCAATCTCGACCAGTACGATCCGGACAAACACTTCATCGTGAGCATGGCAAGCTGCACGACCAACGCGCTGGCTCCGGTGGTCAAGGTGCTGCTCGAAAATGTGGGCCTCAAATCGGGCTTGTTCACGACGGTGCACGCCTACACCAACACGCAGTCGCTGACCGACCAACCGATGGGCGACCGGCGCGACTCGTGGGCGGCGGCGGAGAACATCATCCCGTCGTCGTCGGGCGCGGCCAAAGCGCTGAAGTTCATCTGGCCCGATCTCAACATGACGGGCAAGGCATATCGCGTCCCGGTGCGCACGGGCAGCATCGTCGAGGCGACCGTGGTGACGGATCGGGCCACCTCCGCGGAGGAACTCAACGACATGTTCCGCAAGGCCGCGACCAGCGCGCCGCTGCAAGGCGTCATGAGCGTACTCGAAGGCGAATGGGCCTCATCGCGCATCGTGGGCGATGAACATTCGTCCATCATCGACCTGCCGCTGACGCAGGTCATGGGCGGGACGCTCGTCACGGTCGCGGCGTGGTACGACAACGAGATGGGCTATTCGACCCGCCTCGCGGACACCGCCGCGTTCCTGGTCAAATAG
- a CDS encoding ArsR/SmtB family transcription factor has product MEPNSPVFAALSDPTRRHLLVTLAEASPRTATQLAEVYPITRQGILKHLHVLEEAGLVAVAQQGREKRYTLTPEPLSDLERWIEDLNALWDARLRRLKALVEEDGTP; this is encoded by the coding sequence ATGGAACCGAACTCGCCAGTGTTTGCGGCCCTGTCCGACCCGACGCGCCGCCACCTGCTGGTGACGCTGGCCGAGGCCAGCCCCAGGACCGCGACGCAATTGGCCGAGGTGTACCCGATCACGCGGCAGGGCATCCTGAAGCACCTGCACGTGCTGGAAGAGGCCGGGCTGGTGGCGGTCGCGCAGCAGGGGCGCGAAAAGCGCTACACGCTGACGCCGGAGCCGCTGAGCGATCTGGAACGGTGGATCGAGGATCTCAACGCGCTGTGGGACGCGCGGCTGCGGCGGCTGAAGGCGCTGGTCGAGGAAGACGGTACGCCGTGA
- a CDS encoding SRPBCC family protein gives MQKQAIERNVWIDAPRERVWQALVDPAQVEQWFSPGTPWELSAQGVGGRLFVRDTDTGGELYTQVIETYEPPDRLILHSEDEPPTVTDYTLADENGGTRLTLVYSGYGALSDDERAARIEQDSAGFELMLGNIKAVVEGAPLPNPQGF, from the coding sequence ATGCAGAAGCAAGCCATCGAACGCAACGTATGGATCGACGCCCCGCGCGAGCGCGTCTGGCAGGCGCTGGTCGATCCGGCGCAGGTCGAGCAGTGGTTTTCGCCGGGCACGCCGTGGGAACTGTCTGCGCAGGGCGTCGGCGGACGCCTGTTCGTGCGCGATACCGACACCGGCGGAGAACTGTACACGCAGGTGATCGAGACGTACGAACCGCCGGACCGCCTGATCCTGCATTCCGAGGACGAGCCGCCCACCGTCACCGACTATACGCTGGCCGACGAAAACGGCGGCACGCGCCTGACGTTGGTCTATTCGGGCTACGGGGCGCTGTCCGACGACGAGCGCGCGGCCCGCATCGAGCAGGACAGCGCAGGCTTCGAGCTGATGCTGGGCAACATCAAGGCGGTGGTGGAAGGCGCGCCGCTGCCCAATCCGCAGGGCTTCTAG